A single window of Candidatus Poribacteria bacterium DNA harbors:
- a CDS encoding NHL repeat-containing protein, translating into MGRPYGLLRAGFPFHKTLSMRRTTNFPIDIAIGKEGRIYIMCRSDGTAMIRKYTVEDEDLGTMGGYGQGDGQFTWPVTITPDSEENLYVSDEYLHRIVAFNSEGEHIGTWGEHGTDPGQLNGPAGIAFDPEENLYVADSLSHRVQKFTKDGKFLFGWGTYGEGEGEFNMPWGVAVDELGDVYVVDWRNDRVQKFNAEGEFLFAFGKSGSGNGELNRPAGIDVDLHGDIYVADRGNDRIQLFNAEGRYVQKFLGDATLSKVSQAYMMTNASPNRMRDMADLEPQKYLRSPKSVAVSDDGLMFVPDFESYRVQVYRNMAVPLTEQEFSPPRRSVTLHQE; encoded by the coding sequence ATGGGAAGACCGTACGGCTTGCTGCGTGCCGGGTTTCCATTTCATAAGACCCTAAGCATGCGGCGCACGACGAATTTTCCGATCGACATCGCAATCGGAAAAGAGGGACGTATATATATTATGTGCCGCAGCGACGGCACCGCAATGATCCGAAAATACACCGTTGAAGACGAAGACCTCGGCACAATGGGTGGTTACGGACAGGGTGACGGGCAATTCACATGGCCCGTGACGATTACCCCTGACAGTGAAGAAAATCTCTATGTCTCCGATGAATACTTGCATCGGATTGTTGCCTTCAACAGCGAAGGTGAACACATCGGTACATGGGGGGAACACGGCACCGATCCGGGGCAACTCAACGGTCCCGCTGGCATCGCCTTCGACCCAGAAGAGAATCTCTACGTCGCCGATAGTCTGAGCCACCGGGTACAGAAGTTCACGAAAGACGGCAAGTTCCTCTTCGGATGGGGGACTTATGGCGAGGGTGAAGGTGAATTTAACATGCCGTGGGGTGTTGCCGTAGACGAACTCGGCGATGTCTATGTTGTTGATTGGCGAAACGACAGGGTGCAGAAGTTCAATGCCGAGGGAGAATTCCTCTTCGCATTCGGCAAGTCCGGCAGCGGCAACGGTGAACTCAACCGTCCTGCCGGGATTGACGTTGATCTGCACGGCGATATCTATGTTGCTGATCGAGGGAATGACCGCATTCAACTCTTCAACGCCGAAGGGCGGTATGTGCAGAAGTTCCTCGGTGATGCCACGCTGTCAAAGGTGTCACAGGCTTACATGATGACGAACGCCAGTCCAAATCGGATGCGGGACATGGCGGATCTGGAACCGCAGAAATACCTGCGTTCACCCAAGTCCGTTGCCGTTAGCGATGATGGATTGATGTTCGTGCCTGACTTTGAATCCTACCGGGTTCAGGTTTATCGGAATATGGCAGTACCGTTGACAGAGCAGGAATTTAGTCCGCCCCGTAGATCGGTTACACTACATCAGGAATAA
- a CDS encoding DUF1501 domain-containing protein has product MNTTKKAPVLVVVQLSGGNDFMNTLIPYTAGIYHDSRPVVGIKSEDVLPSEVDDALGWHPQAAPLKEMFDAGNVAVVQGIGYPDSNRSHFRAMDIWHTCEPLKIGDEGWVGRLVRELDPQSQNVLTGVSFGQGLPRACALSGIPVTSVGDLDNYGLMTSIGDEGQRTKALDVFKKMYSGTVGTGIVMDYLSQTGLDVIKGADELKKAPAMYKSEVEYPQNSIAKSLRDVARVHLADLGTRVFYTQHGGYDNHANEVPTHPRLLTELTEAIQAFFTDLRSQNASEEIVMYVFTEFGRRIRDNASGTDHGTGGGAFIIGDRVKGGLYAEYPSLDPSRWVHGEDLEHTIDFRGIYGTLLEQWMGVDPTHIVGGNFEQIHPFSV; this is encoded by the coding sequence ATGAATACTACGAAAAAAGCCCCGGTCCTCGTCGTTGTGCAACTCAGCGGTGGCAACGACTTCATGAATACGCTCATTCCCTACACAGCCGGGATTTACCACGATTCACGTCCAGTTGTCGGCATCAAATCGGAAGATGTCCTACCGTCAGAAGTAGACGACGCTTTGGGCTGGCACCCGCAGGCTGCCCCGCTGAAAGAGATGTTTGATGCCGGTAATGTCGCCGTTGTGCAGGGCATCGGCTACCCCGATTCAAACCGATCGCATTTCAGGGCAATGGATATCTGGCATACTTGTGAACCGCTGAAAATCGGTGATGAGGGGTGGGTCGGTAGGCTTGTCCGAGAACTCGATCCACAGAGCCAGAACGTCTTAACAGGTGTCAGTTTTGGACAGGGACTGCCGCGCGCCTGTGCACTTTCAGGTATTCCTGTCACCTCTGTCGGTGACTTGGATAACTACGGACTGATGACCAGCATTGGCGATGAAGGACAGCGCACAAAAGCACTTGACGTATTCAAGAAGATGTATAGTGGCACGGTCGGCACCGGCATCGTGATGGACTACCTCAGCCAAACCGGATTAGATGTGATTAAAGGTGCGGATGAACTCAAGAAGGCACCGGCGATGTACAAGTCCGAGGTGGAATATCCACAAAACTCAATCGCAAAAAGCCTGCGAGATGTCGCACGCGTCCACCTCGCTGATCTCGGCACACGCGTCTTTTACACGCAGCACGGCGGTTATGACAACCACGCCAACGAGGTACCGACGCATCCACGGCTCCTGACAGAACTGACGGAAGCCATCCAAGCATTCTTCACCGACCTACGGTCGCAGAACGCCTCTGAAGAGATCGTCATGTACGTCTTCACAGAATTCGGCAGACGTATCCGAGACAACGCCAGCGGCACTGACCACGGAACCGGAGGCGGTGCTTTCATCATCGGCGATCGCGTGAAAGGCGGACTCTACGCCGAATACCCATCTCTTGATCCGTCCCGTTGGGTACACGGTGAAGACCTTGAACACACTATCGACTTCCGTGGTATATACGGAACGCTTTTAGAGCAGTGGATGGGTGTAGACCCAACGCACATCGTCGGCGGGAATTTTGAACAGATTCATCCCTTTTCAGTGTAG
- a CDS encoding DUF1800 domain-containing protein: MSQNDVALMAHLMRRAGFGTTRTELEAYVEKGYENVVDDLVHPERGTPIDEDILDRYFGSEGGYVGTWIYRMMNSRCPLQEKMALFWHHVFATGLGKNQHILASTNQIDLFRSVGMGKMRDILLELSKDPAMIFWLDNNENRKGEPNENYGRELLELFSLGVGNYTEDDIKNCALAFTGWTFGQPIPLYPHGYYAPPFLFVEEEHDNSEKTFLGHTGNLNGDDIIDIIVEQPACARFISRHLYNFFVADEPQVPSWNVTPPQDPDAIETLADAFMASDGHISHVLSVLFNADFFKEAQFKKVKNPTELVTGILKLIGTCQGPQPGMAQYASATQLMGQKLLDPPTVEGWHTGKEWIDGGLLTARVNFAVREVSDASKPGIQDIITRLKSNGNPLSPEIFVESCLEFAGPLVVGDTTRQYLTEFAEANGEIDFRDDAAAAENQTLLVSMLQLIVASREYQLG; encoded by the coding sequence ATGTCACAGAACGATGTTGCGTTAATGGCGCACCTCATGCGCCGCGCAGGGTTTGGCACAACCCGCACCGAACTGGAAGCCTACGTAGAAAAAGGCTATGAGAACGTAGTTGACGACCTCGTCCATCCCGAACGCGGGACCCCCATTGATGAAGATATTTTAGACCGCTACTTCGGCAGTGAAGGGGGTTATGTGGGAACTTGGATTTATCGGATGATGAACAGTAGATGCCCGCTTCAAGAGAAGATGGCGCTCTTCTGGCATCATGTCTTTGCAACGGGGCTGGGCAAAAATCAGCACATCCTTGCATCCACGAACCAGATTGATCTGTTCCGAAGCGTCGGTATGGGGAAAATGCGAGACATTTTACTCGAACTCTCCAAAGATCCGGCGATGATCTTCTGGCTCGACAACAACGAAAATCGTAAAGGCGAACCCAACGAGAACTACGGTAGAGAACTCCTTGAACTTTTCTCATTAGGTGTAGGCAACTACACAGAAGATGACATTAAGAACTGCGCTCTCGCCTTTACAGGCTGGACATTCGGACAACCGATTCCATTGTACCCCCACGGTTACTACGCTCCTCCTTTTCTCTTCGTTGAGGAGGAACACGACAATAGCGAAAAAACCTTTTTGGGGCATACCGGAAACCTCAACGGCGATGACATCATCGATATTATTGTCGAGCAACCCGCTTGTGCGAGATTCATCTCCAGACACCTTTACAACTTCTTTGTCGCAGATGAACCGCAGGTACCGTCCTGGAATGTGACACCGCCGCAGGACCCGGACGCAATTGAAACACTCGCAGACGCATTCATGGCATCTGATGGACATATATCCCATGTTCTCAGTGTCCTCTTCAATGCCGACTTCTTCAAAGAAGCCCAATTCAAGAAGGTAAAAAACCCGACGGAACTCGTTACGGGAATCCTGAAACTGATAGGGACCTGCCAAGGTCCACAACCGGGGATGGCGCAATATGCGAGTGCTACCCAATTGATGGGACAGAAACTTCTCGATCCACCCACCGTAGAAGGATGGCACACCGGTAAAGAATGGATTGATGGTGGTCTGCTAACTGCCCGCGTCAATTTTGCCGTTCGTGAAGTCAGCGATGCGTCGAAACCGGGCATTCAGGATATTATTACACGATTGAAAAGTAACGGAAATCCGCTCTCACCAGAAATATTTGTGGAGAGTTGCCTCGAATTTGCGGGTCCATTAGTAGTGGGAGATACGACGCGTCAGTATTTGACCGAATTCGCTGAGGCGAACGGTGAGATTGATTTTAGAGATGATGCTGCTGCAGCCGAGAACCAAACCCTGCTCGTCAGTATGCTCCAGTTAATTGTTGCATCAAGAGAGTATCAACTTGGCTAA
- a CDS encoding ABC transporter permease, translated as MLMTLIQKEMMHHILSARFVALLLMCLLLVPLTLHINYSNYRQNLVDYQEATKRANIEEAEVDPKSPPEPEEEVAKVFLKPTPLSVFANGLENVLPSYLGMTRNGITQGPDALIASPLSYLLGHLDFLFVIGTVFSLLALLFTFDAVAGEREAGTLRITLANALARDVFLWSKLIGGYLVFVVPFLVSFIFGLLMIVWQGFPLGESDIFPRVLGLILASLLYIAVFFAIGTVISIYLDSAKTALIIAFTVWVFAVLITPRVGFLAAKLIAPTRTPQSVYMEKAVMQEDFNAVLKKERDKIQLEGEEVTDEMGRRMTVVIPGMGKNREKIAERMGPLEEEYRLKFQSHSDKLERDYKRETKRQEQIGETLSRMTPTSSLIYLATNLTQTGKGKRSDYLQAGDRYWNRLDMDVFSKISDHIPSEHYKPPVKVPQPAALEETTLGETLRRSIVDALLLCFFAVALTTVAFLRFFRTDI; from the coding sequence ATGTTAATGACCCTGATTCAGAAAGAGATGATGCATCATATCCTGAGTGCCCGGTTTGTAGCACTCCTGCTGATGTGTCTCTTGCTTGTTCCGCTTACCTTGCATATCAATTACAGCAATTATCGCCAAAATTTAGTGGACTACCAAGAAGCGACTAAACGCGCAAACATTGAAGAGGCGGAAGTGGACCCGAAGTCACCACCTGAACCGGAAGAGGAAGTTGCCAAAGTCTTTCTCAAACCGACACCTTTGAGCGTCTTCGCAAACGGACTGGAAAACGTGCTGCCGAGTTATTTGGGTATGACCCGCAATGGGATCACACAGGGCCCCGACGCTTTAATTGCCTCACCCCTTTCCTATCTACTGGGGCACCTCGATTTTCTCTTTGTGATAGGTACAGTTTTCAGTCTGCTGGCGTTGCTGTTTACATTCGATGCCGTTGCTGGGGAGAGAGAAGCAGGGACGTTGCGAATTACCTTAGCGAACGCGCTCGCGCGCGACGTATTCCTATGGAGCAAGTTGATTGGTGGATACCTTGTGTTTGTTGTTCCGTTCTTGGTATCGTTTATCTTCGGTTTACTCATGATCGTTTGGCAAGGATTTCCGCTCGGTGAGTCCGATATTTTTCCACGGGTACTCGGTTTAATCCTCGCCTCCTTGCTTTATATTGCGGTGTTTTTCGCGATAGGGACCGTGATTTCTATCTACCTGGATAGTGCCAAGACGGCTCTCATCATTGCCTTTACTGTCTGGGTGTTTGCCGTGCTGATTACACCACGCGTTGGGTTTCTTGCCGCCAAACTCATTGCCCCGACCCGAACGCCGCAGAGCGTCTATATGGAGAAAGCAGTCATGCAAGAGGATTTCAACGCGGTGCTTAAAAAGGAAAGAGATAAAATTCAACTCGAAGGGGAGGAGGTAACGGATGAAATGGGCCGCAGAATGACGGTAGTAATACCGGGAATGGGGAAAAATAGGGAAAAAATTGCTGAGCGCATGGGACCGCTTGAAGAGGAATATCGCTTAAAATTCCAAAGCCACTCTGATAAACTTGAACGGGATTACAAACGTGAAACAAAAAGACAAGAACAAATCGGTGAGACGCTCTCCCGAATGACACCGACTTCTTCTTTAATCTATCTCGCTACGAACTTGACACAGACGGGAAAGGGGAAAAGAAGCGACTACTTGCAAGCAGGAGATCGCTACTGGAATAGGCTTGACATGGATGTGTTCAGCAAAATTTCAGATCATATCCCGTCCGAGCATTACAAGCCCCCTGTCAAAGTTCCACAGCCCGCTGCGCTGGAGGAGACAACCTTAGGAGAGACACTCCGTCGATCAATTGTGGATGCGCTACTGCTCTGTTTCTTCGCAGTCGCGTTAACAACCGTGGCGTTTCTGAGATTCTTCCGTACAGATATTTGA
- a CDS encoding ABC transporter permease, which produces MLMTLIQKEMMHHILSARFVALLLMCVLLIPLNLHINYHHYLKRQIDYQEQEKLKDEDALEDENGKESAGPKHNFSFTAKAWTDPNFEVSKLTLKPTPLSVFATGLESALPTYLGMTRNGITRGEASLSTAPIAFLLGHLDFVFVVSTVFSLLALLFTFDAVAGEREAGTLRITLANSLPRDIFLWSKLIGGYLVFILPFLISLIIGLLVLVWQGFPLGESDIFLRIFCLIFVSLLYIAVFFAVGAGISIYFDSSKTALIVAFTVWVFAVLILPRVGFLAAQIVAPTSTAESVYREKTARRAELRATLEAERSKMMSEVLSEMMKSNPAPGGTAVFTIGPEHYEKMNEKMAPLEEEARLKYRDLATQLDRRYQRERKHQDAIGVNFSRITPTASFIFLATDTTQTGQAKKNTYFQTGTRYYETLDTEMFSKMSEDPGNLTHIEEIQSPMPPPPVAEATLAETLQHAALDLLLLCFFAIVLTTVAFLKFFRMDI; this is translated from the coding sequence ATGTTAATGACCTTGATTCAAAAAGAGATGATGCATCACATTCTGAGTGCTCGGTTTGTTGCCCTGCTACTGATGTGTGTATTACTCATACCACTCAATTTGCATATCAATTACCATCATTATCTCAAACGCCAAATCGACTATCAAGAACAAGAAAAGCTCAAAGACGAAGACGCTCTCGAAGACGAAAATGGTAAGGAATCGGCAGGTCCGAAACACAACTTTAGCTTTACTGCAAAAGCGTGGACGGATCCGAATTTTGAAGTTTCCAAGTTGACTCTTAAACCGACACCTTTAAGTGTGTTTGCGACGGGTTTAGAATCTGCCCTTCCGACTTATCTCGGTATGACACGCAACGGAATAACGCGGGGAGAAGCGTCCTTGTCTACCGCGCCAATAGCCTTTCTTTTGGGACATCTCGACTTCGTATTTGTCGTCAGTACTGTCTTTAGTCTACTGGCATTGTTGTTTACGTTTGATGCTGTTGCAGGCGAAAGAGAAGCCGGAACACTTCGGATAACGCTCGCCAATTCACTGCCACGCGATATCTTTTTGTGGAGCAAACTCATCGGTGGATACCTTGTCTTCATTCTTCCGTTCTTAATCTCGTTAATCATCGGTTTACTGGTCCTCGTCTGGCAAGGCTTCCCACTGGGTGAATCGGACATTTTTCTCCGCATCTTCTGCCTTATCTTCGTCTCACTGCTCTACATTGCGGTCTTTTTTGCGGTAGGGGCGGGAATCTCAATCTATTTCGACAGTTCCAAGACAGCCCTCATCGTTGCTTTTACTGTCTGGGTGTTTGCTGTTCTGATTTTACCGCGTGTCGGGTTTCTCGCGGCACAAATCGTCGCGCCGACTTCAACAGCGGAGAGCGTCTACAGGGAAAAAACAGCAAGGCGGGCAGAATTGCGTGCTACCCTCGAAGCGGAAAGAAGCAAAATGATGAGTGAAGTGTTATCTGAAATGATGAAATCTAACCCCGCGCCGGGAGGGACCGCCGTCTTTACAATAGGTCCAGAACACTACGAGAAAATGAATGAGAAGATGGCACCGCTTGAAGAGGAGGCTCGGTTAAAATACCGGGACCTCGCGACGCAACTCGATAGGCGTTATCAGCGAGAAAGAAAACACCAAGATGCAATCGGTGTAAATTTCTCCCGAATCACACCGACGGCTTCCTTCATTTTTCTTGCAACGGATACCACACAAACCGGTCAGGCGAAAAAAAACACTTACTTCCAAACAGGAACTCGCTACTATGAGACCCTTGATACGGAAATGTTTAGCAAAATGTCAGAAGACCCAGGGAATCTTACCCATATAGAAGAAATCCAGTCTCCGATGCCGCCCCCACCGGTCGCTGAAGCAACCTTGGCAGAGACGCTCCAACACGCCGCCCTGGATCTGCTGCTGCTCTGTTTCTTCGCAATCGTGCTAACAACCGTGGCGTTTCTGAAATTCTTCCGTATGGACATTTAA
- a CDS encoding sigma-70 family RNA polymerase sigma factor, protein MVRDDVQLIHSILSGNDEAFSILVKKYQKSVHALAWRKIGDFHYAEEITQDTFLQAYKKLSTLKNPNQFAGWLYVIANRLCLNWLRKKKPAIQSLDGTSTAEIEKLSYARHVSEHRETEATERRTEIVRKLLARLPESERTVVSLYYLGEMTSKEIGKFLGVSVKTVHSRLHRARKRLQEKDELLISEVLGGVQLPTNLIESVMQQVADMKPTGTPVAKPLLPWAAFGAATVLIMLLLGASNQYLARFQQPYSFEAESELIIEIVDAPIVLDTHTKPAVRNQAGRAANPNKSSGAGQTSETTLASNTSTDSLRPSISQWTRTNGPLGGHVRDIFATSEKVLYAVTSKGIYSLTAEATAWTLTSTSVPTTMLRMPMAEHGNTLYIVSSEKIFASSDNGETWRVLCSRPEGEAVGLIVVDEIQGNNQNPRPVMYLALHTKGIFRSTNAGAQWNLLENGLADQSVYAVTAVENTVFAGTNEGLHRLNSDVWQRLSVGTSEPVYSLIGFENNLYVGMNSDFLPLGPFKPIPRVPKERVERLILSRTPWDNESTSRIFHSTDLGASWTEITPKNESPFMDALGIVIVEGTGETTLLPHGTVAVDENTFYQVSSHGIHRTIDGGESWHPFMNGIMETMQDLTACNDKLYAQTGMDLVQSVDGGETWETVRIGSNDQPLGADGKNLSLVSQVATAGDVLYGIAREDDGFRVFHSSAGDDGFVPVQEAPTFERESSLIKLSTNTEEAKQKRLPNDPEKNENPPVTFSFEHNEIGGFAVNGQTFYVEYKHRLFKWKPGDSEWEDTGLIDTNDPLHESDRSFKLAVSGETIYVGKRNGRLFQSLDGGKSWKNITPTLPLHFTHFREIVFAGSTVYVSTDEGVLSSQTGAHWRVLTDRMGKQIIIDDFAVDGTTIYGADDAGAYRLDAHDKWDQISQSVPDKIVSLVVSKNRLYIATQQRGVFHIPLEKEL, encoded by the coding sequence ATGGTTAGAGATGATGTTCAGTTGATTCACAGTATCTTGTCAGGCAACGATGAAGCGTTCAGTATTTTAGTTAAAAAATACCAAAAGAGTGTTCACGCCCTCGCGTGGCGGAAGATTGGCGACTTTCACTATGCTGAAGAAATAACACAAGACACCTTCCTTCAGGCATACAAGAAACTCTCAACACTCAAGAACCCCAACCAGTTTGCCGGGTGGCTCTATGTCATCGCAAATCGGCTTTGCCTGAATTGGTTGCGCAAGAAAAAACCTGCAATCCAATCGTTGGATGGTACATCCACGGCAGAAATAGAAAAATTATCTTATGCCCGCCATGTTTCGGAACATCGCGAGACAGAAGCCACTGAACGTCGCACTGAAATCGTCAGAAAACTTCTGGCGAGATTGCCGGAGAGTGAGCGCACAGTAGTGTCCCTCTACTATCTCGGTGAGATGACATCCAAGGAAATCGGTAAATTCTTAGGTGTATCTGTGAAGACGGTTCATAGTCGGCTTCATCGGGCACGAAAACGTCTACAAGAGAAAGACGAACTCTTAATTAGTGAAGTCCTCGGTGGTGTTCAATTACCTACTAACTTAATTGAGAGCGTCATGCAACAGGTCGCTGACATGAAACCGACAGGAACCCCGGTTGCGAAACCCTTGCTTCCATGGGCGGCTTTTGGTGCAGCTACGGTTTTGATTATGCTGCTGCTGGGTGCAAGCAATCAATATCTCGCTCGGTTTCAGCAGCCGTACAGTTTCGAGGCAGAATCTGAACTTATCATTGAAATTGTTGACGCGCCCATCGTCCTTGATACTCATACGAAACCCGCTGTGCGGAATCAGGCTGGACGTGCTGCTAACCCCAATAAAAGCAGCGGTGCCGGGCAGACCTCTGAGACAACTTTAGCGTCCAATACGTCAACGGATTCACTCAGACCTTCCATCTCTCAGTGGACTCGGACAAATGGACCGTTAGGTGGACACGTGCGTGACATCTTTGCAACATCTGAGAAAGTGCTTTATGCTGTTACGTCAAAGGGGATCTATAGCCTAACAGCAGAAGCAACTGCGTGGACGCTCACCAGCACGAGCGTGCCAACCACCATGCTCCGAATGCCAATGGCAGAACATGGCAATACCCTTTATATTGTTTCCAGTGAGAAAATATTCGCTTCAAGCGACAATGGCGAAACGTGGCGTGTCCTTTGCTCTCGACCAGAGGGAGAGGCAGTTGGACTTATCGTTGTAGATGAGATACAGGGGAATAACCAAAACCCGCGTCCTGTAATGTATCTCGCCCTTCACACGAAAGGCATTTTCCGATCCACAAATGCTGGTGCACAATGGAACCTTTTGGAGAATGGACTCGCAGACCAAAGTGTTTACGCAGTAACTGCGGTTGAAAATACGGTATTTGCTGGCACCAACGAGGGGCTCCATCGCCTCAATTCAGATGTTTGGCAACGATTATCAGTCGGTACGTCGGAACCTGTCTATTCCCTGATAGGGTTTGAAAACAACCTCTATGTTGGAATGAACTCTGATTTTTTGCCACTGGGACCGTTTAAGCCAATACCAAGAGTGCCAAAAGAGCGTGTGGAACGACTTATACTTTCGAGAACACCTTGGGACAACGAGAGCACAAGCAGAATTTTCCACTCGACCGACTTAGGCGCGTCGTGGACTGAGATAACGCCTAAAAATGAATCTCCTTTCATGGATGCACTTGGTATAGTGATTGTCGAGGGGACTGGTGAAACAACACTTTTACCACACGGAACTGTCGCAGTGGACGAAAACACTTTTTACCAAGTCAGTTCACACGGTATTCATCGCACAATTGATGGCGGTGAATCTTGGCACCCATTTATGAATGGGATAATGGAAACTATGCAGGATTTGACCGCTTGCAACGACAAATTGTATGCACAGACTGGTATGGATCTTGTTCAATCCGTTGACGGTGGTGAGACGTGGGAAACCGTTCGGATCGGCTCCAACGATCAACCGCTCGGAGCAGACGGAAAGAATCTTTCTCTTGTTTCACAAGTAGCGACTGCTGGCGACGTTCTTTACGGAATTGCTCGTGAGGATGACGGCTTTCGCGTTTTCCATTCATCTGCAGGTGACGATGGGTTTGTTCCAGTTCAGGAAGCCCCCACTTTTGAAAGAGAATCCTCCTTGATTAAGTTGTCGACAAATACCGAAGAAGCGAAACAAAAACGCTTGCCTAATGACCCTGAAAAAAACGAGAACCCACCAGTAACATTCTCCTTTGAACATAACGAAATTGGTGGGTTTGCAGTCAATGGACAAACCTTCTACGTGGAATACAAGCATCGGCTTTTCAAGTGGAAACCCGGCGATTCGGAATGGGAAGACACTGGATTAATAGATACCAACGACCCGCTTCATGAGTCTGATAGAAGCTTCAAGTTAGCGGTTTCAGGCGAAACCATCTATGTCGGTAAACGGAATGGTAGGCTGTTTCAATCGCTCGATGGCGGAAAGAGTTGGAAAAATATTACACCAACCCTTCCGCTTCACTTTACCCACTTCAGGGAAATAGTGTTTGCCGGTTCTACGGTTTACGTCTCAACTGATGAAGGGGTCTTAAGCTCGCAAACCGGCGCGCACTGGCGCGTGCTCACCGATAGAATGGGTAAACAAATTATTATAGACGACTTTGCCGTGGATGGTACGACAATTTATGGTGCTGATGATGCGGGTGCCTATCGCCTGGATGCTCATGACAAGTGGGATCAGATTTCTCAAAGTGTTCCAGATAAAATTGTCTCTCTGGTTGTCAGTAAAAACAGACTCTACATTGCTACGCAACAGCGCGGGGTATTTCATATCCCTCTTGAAAAAGAACTGTAA
- a CDS encoding DUF5050 domain-containing protein: MKRKFTYIALGATTILIYLLLATDLYIYASDIPHIAFSSNRSGNYDIYIMDINGKNLQKLTNHPAHEFSPAFSPDGQRMAYVSTRHDGYPEIYVMNLSTKVSHRLTHHPKHDRNPAWSPDGRWIAFDSNREGTHHIYKIEPDGGNLQRLTHERNGNYNPAWSPDGQLIAFAAKEDNNVDIYVMNADGGKLKRLTKQAQAENVPTWSPDGKQIAFSTGLLGNRDIYIMNADGANVRRLTHHPAKDSISAWSPNDQIVFSTEWEENYDIYLIDVDGNNRRRLTHDPAIERSPTWVPAGFSLSVSPSSEKLITLWSRLKQSEIVPK; this comes from the coding sequence ATGAAACGGAAATTTACTTATATAGCGTTGGGAGCCACAACGATATTAATATACTTATTGCTTGCGACAGACCTATATATCTACGCATCCGATATTCCGCACATTGCCTTTAGTTCCAATCGAAGTGGAAATTATGACATCTACATCATGGATATCAACGGCAAGAATCTCCAGAAACTGACGAATCACCCAGCCCATGAGTTTTCTCCAGCGTTTTCGCCAGACGGACAGCGGATGGCTTATGTTTCCACTCGACATGATGGCTATCCAGAAATCTATGTAATGAATCTCAGTACAAAGGTATCCCATCGGTTGACGCACCACCCAAAACATGACAGGAATCCTGCATGGTCTCCAGACGGACGATGGATCGCGTTTGACTCTAATAGAGAAGGGACGCATCACATCTATAAAATCGAACCGGATGGCGGAAATCTCCAACGGCTGACGCATGAGAGAAACGGAAACTACAACCCGGCTTGGTCTCCTGATGGTCAATTAATCGCTTTTGCTGCTAAAGAGGATAACAACGTTGATATCTATGTGATGAATGCTGATGGTGGTAAACTCAAACGCCTAACAAAACAAGCACAAGCGGAAAATGTTCCCACATGGTCTCCGGATGGGAAACAGATTGCTTTTAGTACTGGGCTTCTCGGAAATAGAGACATCTATATCATGAATGCGGACGGGGCAAATGTTCGCAGATTGACACATCATCCGGCGAAGGATAGTATTTCTGCTTGGTCTCCGAATGATCAAATTGTCTTTAGTACTGAGTGGGAGGAAAATTATGACATCTACCTCATAGATGTAGACGGAAACAATCGTCGTAGGTTGACACACGATCCGGCGATAGAGCGGTCCCCGACGTGGGTGCCTGCTGGTTTTTCCCTTTCTGTTTCTCCGAGTTCGGAAAAACTAATAACGCTATGGAGTAGACTTAAGCAATCCGAAATCGTCCCTAAATAG